Proteins from one Hoplias malabaricus isolate fHopMal1 chromosome 2, fHopMal1.hap1, whole genome shotgun sequence genomic window:
- the patl1 gene encoding protein PAT1 homolog 1 isoform X1: MFRFQSFDDDCTLEEEGLVEEEDEIDQFNDDTFGAGAIDDDWQEEHARLAELDERVRDGLPGTGDCPASTHRPSADSVGYPSSFPPSSSSSLPPPGLEEKAGGDLAESLTRLILGSDPAIAGVGAAEPDRSRLQSTPSNKALPPTLSGMPTSLLSYQQQQHLLHRGAGPLQQMNSHSIWENNMGFGPVSVTPGLVTHMEDSPLLSIIKEVGLPKRTPQVSREEGRDLSERVPPPRSSSPVIGSPPVRAVPIGTPPKQPIGHNLNQQIHHPTAVHVRAPVQHRYPHPFPERLSPNTLLNIANSPLCRPPFAAGVGPVLSQIQRAHVLNSQVGPFSRGPGPAPPMLAGGGGGFRPFFGQPPPRVGPHGPHPPPPNHAPIRHNTTHLHPQHRRMLTQRMQSRGDRGGGRGGGGDRRIRDPYSNLMTQKEKDWVARIQMMQLQSTDPYLDDYYYQNYYEKMEKRQERDQDSSRKEHATKLITPQVAKLEHTYRPVQFAGSLGKLTVSSVNNPRKMIDAVVTNRTDDEEKREKQVWNKRRQILYTVEKMYSLLLEVQDFEKKFLQTPEEQREALLEQHKTHTLQLYNSLKEKEGDDRISDEQCLMIMSVRKGKRLISRLLPFLPPPQAAAVIMGIARNLPALAKKDKQDQVLCWLVEPVAVVIQSMSSSALTDLLQELQGSEGQFPRVLQNKFGVTLLYLILSEGERMQSSDPNCQLMDDNRWTELVFSVTRELLKVPSSSLSPPLFTPPNLLSLFSRYVDRQRLELLQEKLQITALSRLGRRKGLRVFQSTSVLCC; encoded by the exons ATGTTCCGTTTTCAG TCCTTTGATGATGATTGCACCCTGGAGGAGGAGGGACTGGTAGAGGAGGAAGATGAAATCGACCAGTTTAATGATGATACCTTCGGGGCCGGGGCAATCG ATGATGACTGGCAGGAGGAGCACGCCCGGCTGGCAGAGCTGGATGAGCGAGTGCGGGATGGGCTGCCAGGAACCGGAGACTGCCCTGCTTCCACCCACCGTCCATCTGCAGACAGTGTGGGATACCCCTCCTCTTTCCCTCCATCCTCATCTTCCTCACTCCCTCCACCCGGATTAGAGGAAAAGGCCGGAGGTGACCTGGCTGAGTCACTGACCCGCCTCATCCTGGGCTCTGATCCTGCCATTGCCGGTGTGGGTGCTGCAGAGCCAGACAGATCTAGGCTCCAATCTACACCTTCCAACAAGGCCCTGCCTCCAACGTTAAGTGGCATGCCAACCTCGCTGCTCAGCTACCAGCAGCAGCAACACCTGCTGCATAGAGGGGCTGGACCATTGCAGCAG ATGAACTCTCACAGTATTTGGGAGAACAATATGGGTTTTGGTCCCGTTAGTGTTACTCCTGGACTTGTAACTCACATGgag GACTCTCCATTACTCTCCATTATCAAAGAGGTGGGGCTTCCAAAGCGCACACCTCAAGTCAGCAGAGAGGAGGGTCGGGACTTGTCTGAAAGGGTACCACCACCTCGTTCCTCCTCACCTGTGATTGGAAGTCCCCCTGTAAGGGCAGTACCTATTGGAACCCCTCCTAAGCAACCCATTGGCCATAATCTGAATCAACAG ATCCACCATCCCACTGCGGTGCATGTGAGAGCTCCAGTGCAGCACCGCTATCCCCATCCCTTCCCTGAGCGCCTCTCTCCCAACACCCTCCTCAACATTGCT AACTCTCCACTGTGTCGTCCTCCATTTGCTGCTGGAGTAGGTCCAGTCCTATCTCAGATACAGAGGGCCCATGTGCTCAACTCTCAG GTTGGTCCTTTCTCAAGAGGTCCTGGTCCAGCTCCCCCAATGTTAgctggtgggggtgggggcttCAGACCATTTTTTGGACAGCCTCCTCCTAGAGTGGGCCCTCATGGACCTCACCCTCCTCCTCCTAACCATGCTCCTATCCGGCATAACACTACTCACCTCCATCCCCAGCACCGTAGGATGCTGACCCAGAGGATGCAGAGCAGAGG tgatCGTGGTGGAGgcagaggaggtggaggagatagAAGAATTAGGGACCCCTACAGTAATCTTATGACTCAAAAGGAGAAGGACTGGGTTGCCCGTATTCAAATGATGCAGCTCCAGAGCACTGACCCCTATTTGGACGACTACTACTACCAG AATTATTATGAGAAGATGGAGAAGCGCCAGGAGCGGGACCAAGACAGCAGCAGGAAGGAGCATGCTACCAAACTTATCACGCCTCAGGTGGCCAAGCTGGAGCACACGTATCGACCAG TTCAGTTTGCTGGTTCACTTGGTAAGCTCACAGTTTCTAGTGTGAACAACCCCAGGAAGATGATAGATGCTGTGGTGACTAATCGCACTGATGATGAG gagaagagagagaagcaggTGTGGAACAAGAGGCGACAGATCCTTTACACTGTGGAAAAG ATGTACAGTTTGCTGCTGGAGGTGCAGGACTTTGAGAAAAAGTTTCTACAGACCCCTGAGGAGCAGAGAGAGGCTCTGCTAGAGCAGCATAAGACTCACACGCTGCAGCTGTACAATTCTCTCAAAGAGAAGGAGGGGGATGACAG AATCAGTGATGAGCAGTGTCTGATGATCATGTCGGTGCGAAAGGGAAAACGCCTCATCTCTAGGCTCCTACCCTTTCTTCCTCCACCACAAGCTGCTGCTGTAATAATGGGAATTGCACGCAATCTTCCAGCCTTGGCCAAGAAGGACAAGCAAGATCAG GTTCTTTGCTGGTTGGTGGAGCCAGTTGCAGTTGTAATCCAGTCAATGTCTAGCTCGGCCCTCACTGATCTTTTACAGGAGTTGCAGGGTAGTGAGGGTCAGTTCCCCAGAGTGCTGCAAAATAAG TTTGGGGTGACGTTGCTTTATCTGATtctgagtgaaggagagagaatgCAGAGCTCCGATCCTAACTGTCAGCTCATGGATGACAATCGATG GACGGAGTTGGTGTTCTCAGTGACGAGGGAGCTGTTGAAGGTtccctcttcctccctctctcctcctctcttcaCCCCTCCCAaccttctctccctcttctcccgTTATGTGGACAGGCAGAGACTAGAGCTGTTGCAAGAAAAACTACA gatCACTGCTTTGTCCAG GCTAGGCAGGAGGAAAGGATTACGGGTATTTCAGAGCACTTCAGTGTTATGTTGTTAG
- the patl1 gene encoding protein PAT1 homolog 1 isoform X2, with product MFRFQSFDDDCTLEEEGLVEEEDEIDQFNDDTFGAGAIDDDWQEEHARLAELDERVRDGLPGTGDCPASTHRPSADSVGYPSSFPPSSSSSLPPPGLEEKAGGDLAESLTRLILGSDPAIAGVGAAEPDRSRLQSTPSNKALPPTLSGMPTSLLSYQQQQHLLHRGAGPLQQMNSHSIWENNMGFGPVSVTPGLVTHMEDSPLLSIIKEVGLPKRTPQVSREEGRDLSERVPPPRSSSPVIGSPPVRAVPIGTPPKQPIGHNLNQQIHHPTAVHVRAPVQHRYPHPFPERLSPNTLLNIANSPLCRPPFAAGVGPVLSQIQRAHVLNSQVGPFSRGPGPAPPMLAGGGGGFRPFFGQPPPRVGPHGPHPPPPNHAPIRHNTTHLHPQHRRMLTQRMQSRGDRGGGRGGGGDRRIRDPYSNLMTQKEKDWVARIQMMQLQSTDPYLDDYYYQNYYEKMEKRQERDQDSSRKEHATKLITPQVAKLEHTYRPVQFAGSLGKLTVSSVNNPRKMIDAVVTNRTDDEEKREKQVWNKRRQILYTVEKMYSLLLEVQDFEKKFLQTPEEQREALLEQHKTHTLQLYNSLKEKEGDDRISDEQCLMIMSVRKGKRLISRLLPFLPPPQAAAVIMGIARNLPALAKKDKQDQVLCWLVEPVAVVIQSMSSSALTDLLQELQGSEGQFPRVLQNKFGVTLLYLILSEGERMQSSDPNCQLMDDNRWTELVFSVTRELLKVPSSSLSPPLFTPPNLLSLFSRYVDRQRLELLQEKLQITALSR from the exons ATGTTCCGTTTTCAG TCCTTTGATGATGATTGCACCCTGGAGGAGGAGGGACTGGTAGAGGAGGAAGATGAAATCGACCAGTTTAATGATGATACCTTCGGGGCCGGGGCAATCG ATGATGACTGGCAGGAGGAGCACGCCCGGCTGGCAGAGCTGGATGAGCGAGTGCGGGATGGGCTGCCAGGAACCGGAGACTGCCCTGCTTCCACCCACCGTCCATCTGCAGACAGTGTGGGATACCCCTCCTCTTTCCCTCCATCCTCATCTTCCTCACTCCCTCCACCCGGATTAGAGGAAAAGGCCGGAGGTGACCTGGCTGAGTCACTGACCCGCCTCATCCTGGGCTCTGATCCTGCCATTGCCGGTGTGGGTGCTGCAGAGCCAGACAGATCTAGGCTCCAATCTACACCTTCCAACAAGGCCCTGCCTCCAACGTTAAGTGGCATGCCAACCTCGCTGCTCAGCTACCAGCAGCAGCAACACCTGCTGCATAGAGGGGCTGGACCATTGCAGCAG ATGAACTCTCACAGTATTTGGGAGAACAATATGGGTTTTGGTCCCGTTAGTGTTACTCCTGGACTTGTAACTCACATGgag GACTCTCCATTACTCTCCATTATCAAAGAGGTGGGGCTTCCAAAGCGCACACCTCAAGTCAGCAGAGAGGAGGGTCGGGACTTGTCTGAAAGGGTACCACCACCTCGTTCCTCCTCACCTGTGATTGGAAGTCCCCCTGTAAGGGCAGTACCTATTGGAACCCCTCCTAAGCAACCCATTGGCCATAATCTGAATCAACAG ATCCACCATCCCACTGCGGTGCATGTGAGAGCTCCAGTGCAGCACCGCTATCCCCATCCCTTCCCTGAGCGCCTCTCTCCCAACACCCTCCTCAACATTGCT AACTCTCCACTGTGTCGTCCTCCATTTGCTGCTGGAGTAGGTCCAGTCCTATCTCAGATACAGAGGGCCCATGTGCTCAACTCTCAG GTTGGTCCTTTCTCAAGAGGTCCTGGTCCAGCTCCCCCAATGTTAgctggtgggggtgggggcttCAGACCATTTTTTGGACAGCCTCCTCCTAGAGTGGGCCCTCATGGACCTCACCCTCCTCCTCCTAACCATGCTCCTATCCGGCATAACACTACTCACCTCCATCCCCAGCACCGTAGGATGCTGACCCAGAGGATGCAGAGCAGAGG tgatCGTGGTGGAGgcagaggaggtggaggagatagAAGAATTAGGGACCCCTACAGTAATCTTATGACTCAAAAGGAGAAGGACTGGGTTGCCCGTATTCAAATGATGCAGCTCCAGAGCACTGACCCCTATTTGGACGACTACTACTACCAG AATTATTATGAGAAGATGGAGAAGCGCCAGGAGCGGGACCAAGACAGCAGCAGGAAGGAGCATGCTACCAAACTTATCACGCCTCAGGTGGCCAAGCTGGAGCACACGTATCGACCAG TTCAGTTTGCTGGTTCACTTGGTAAGCTCACAGTTTCTAGTGTGAACAACCCCAGGAAGATGATAGATGCTGTGGTGACTAATCGCACTGATGATGAG gagaagagagagaagcaggTGTGGAACAAGAGGCGACAGATCCTTTACACTGTGGAAAAG ATGTACAGTTTGCTGCTGGAGGTGCAGGACTTTGAGAAAAAGTTTCTACAGACCCCTGAGGAGCAGAGAGAGGCTCTGCTAGAGCAGCATAAGACTCACACGCTGCAGCTGTACAATTCTCTCAAAGAGAAGGAGGGGGATGACAG AATCAGTGATGAGCAGTGTCTGATGATCATGTCGGTGCGAAAGGGAAAACGCCTCATCTCTAGGCTCCTACCCTTTCTTCCTCCACCACAAGCTGCTGCTGTAATAATGGGAATTGCACGCAATCTTCCAGCCTTGGCCAAGAAGGACAAGCAAGATCAG GTTCTTTGCTGGTTGGTGGAGCCAGTTGCAGTTGTAATCCAGTCAATGTCTAGCTCGGCCCTCACTGATCTTTTACAGGAGTTGCAGGGTAGTGAGGGTCAGTTCCCCAGAGTGCTGCAAAATAAG TTTGGGGTGACGTTGCTTTATCTGATtctgagtgaaggagagagaatgCAGAGCTCCGATCCTAACTGTCAGCTCATGGATGACAATCGATG GACGGAGTTGGTGTTCTCAGTGACGAGGGAGCTGTTGAAGGTtccctcttcctccctctctcctcctctcttcaCCCCTCCCAaccttctctccctcttctcccgTTATGTGGACAGGCAGAGACTAGAGCTGTTGCAAGAAAAACTACA gatCACTGCTTTGTCCAGGTAG